In Saccopteryx bilineata isolate mSacBil1 chromosome X, mSacBil1_pri_phased_curated, whole genome shotgun sequence, the genomic window GGTTCCAGGTCTTGTTATGAAAGCAGAGGACCAGTGTTGGCTGGGTTTGCTTTGACACTGAGAAATTTCATTACATTTTGCAAGCGGATGCAGGGCCTGGGCAGAATTTCTATGGTGCAGTAGCTGTCCAGATTGCCCAAAGCCCACATGGTAGCCAAGCATAACCAGATTTTGTTACCCTGGCCCCATGTCCTCTTCCGTCAATGGGACCAGGTAGAATCAATTATTTGAATTTTCAGGAACTACAAATCTTGGCTGTAGCTGTGCATCCTCTGCCAGAGTACTGCAGGTGGGAATGAGGGACGGGTGAGTAAAACTGCACGCTCACAACGTCAATACCTCATACTTAGTCCCCTGTGCTCTTTCACTGCGGTTCAAGAGTGACAGGGCGGGGGTCAGTCCGGTTGTCAGTGGGAGGATGTGACCTTTGGTGGGTCCCTCCCAGCCCATAGCTTCATGAGCAATGCACAAATTTCCCTCTTCCTGCAGAGAAAGATACCACAGAAACTACATATTGGAGGTGTGCGTTTCCAAAAATCCTGCTTTTCAATGAATTCTCGCTAGTGAGAGTGCCTTCTTGGATGCTCAGTGGTGACAGCTTCCCAACTGAAAGGCCTAGAGAGCCACTTCTCTTGTTAGTGAGCAAGTTTCAGACCACACCTCTGTGTTTCACCACTGGTAGAGAGGCAGTGGACCAGGCCAATGGTCCAAACAGCATTGAAAGTATGTGGACCTTATTAAATAGGAAGATGCCTACTAAAAACAGTTACTGGTGGCTAATGGAGCTGTAAAATGTGCCTCCTAGCTATTTCTACACAGGGGCTATTCACACTAACTGCACTTCACAGAGAAACCTTCATTGGACTACTGGCGTCTGCCCTGAACTGCccgcctgcctgcctgcactgtgtttctgcctTCTGAGCCAGCCCTTATGAAAAAGGTCCTGGAATCCTTTTATATCCAATAGGACTAAGGCTTTCACCATCCAATTAGAGCTGCACAGCTCCAATGAACCAGAGCAGATCTATTCTGACCTACCAGGACAGTGCCCTTGGGACCAGTCAAGGTGCAAGGATTTGGAGTCATGGTTTGCATGAGGACAagccaatcagggaccaggggcaggGACATCTGAACACATAAACTGGCTCCTCTCTGACTCTGAGTGTgcactttctctttcctcctgatGCTGAAGACTGCCTTTTCTTGGCTGAGCTTAAAGGCTGAAGATGTCtccttagaacagtggttctgaaagtgtgtgccagggcgcccTGGTGCATCCTGTTTCATTTCTGGGTGGCCTTATTGTATTCcatagaaatatgtgcctgttgaggaccaaaacaCTAAcaggattttggagtttagatttttggaggacagaggtgtgaggaattagCTGTTAACTGACAGTCTGCcgaacccccacctcacttgcctgattagattgcaaaaggctgttaaactgtggtgcttgATTATTTACAGccgtggtctccaacccccgggctgcggaatggtaccggtccgtgggccatttggtaccggtccgcagagaaagcataaataacttacattatttccgttttatttatatttaagtctgaacgatgtttcatttttaaaaaatgaccagattccctctgctacatccgtctaagactcactcttgccgcttgtctccctcacgtgatacatttatccatcccaccctaaagaccggtccatgaaaatattttctgacattaaaccagtccgtggcccaaaaaagttttgAGACCACTGGTTTACAGTATCCCCATGCTCATGGAAAGACTGGAAACAAGTTTCTTTCATCCTTTGGTGTAAAGCTAAGATGAAATGTTTGGTGGGggtttttctgcacttggtaaaatccTTGcattgccttggaaacatgatgaagatctcattgatttgctcaTGGCCCTCTTTGCCCTATAACTAAAGCAAGAAGTGGtttttgggcatgctttgttcttgctagCAGCAATAATAGGACTACCCAACCccgtattttttttaattccctgtatattcttaattccgcaccattcccactcaggacctggaaacactagctgtgctggttcgcagcatgtgcccagatataaagataaatatagtGACTCTAGTATACCTCTTTATTATGGATTTACCACtccttttgttaacacatcagtactatatttattattaacacatcattatattattattattattttgtatttttctgaagctggaatcagggaggcagtcagactcctgcatgcatccgaccgggagccaccgggcatgcccaccagggggtgatgctctgctcatcaggAGCGTTGCtttgtcgagaccagagccactctagggcctggggcagaggccaaggaaccgtCCCCAgttcctgggccatctttttactccaatggagcctaggctgctggaggggaagagagagacagagaggaaggagagggggaggggtggagaagcagatgggtgcctctcctgtgtgccctggctgggaatcaaacccgggacttctgtacgccaggccatcgctctaccactgagccaacctgccagggcctcattacattatttttagacaaatacacccaaataaaatggatagatttctcaaaaagaagtgttatATTGAAGAATAAGAttttggaagtgagcaaaagttaactGTAAATAAAATGGGACTTGAGGGCTGACAAGAAGAATTtaatatagcattttccatcacttaacactgaacaatatgattgcattagaaacccattcatggaagcttccagggattttggtttaacattaacaaaagaagaagaatgggcagttatatccactgatcgtgtactgatgattaaacataaggagttGTCTCTTGGagccttttgaatttttataaaagaagaatatgtggaaaTATCTAAAGAATCTTTGAACATTTTAtctaattttcaacatcctatttatgtgaattagatttttctaccctcaacactattaagagtaaaaagagaggaattcttcaatgtattgatgaggaaatgagagtttgcctttcaaatacatgcccaaacattgaagtaATCGCTAGCATACCTCAGGATCCTGTTTCTtgtaaacataagaatgaaagaaCTTAACATATTCACCCTGGGACATGTAgcatttactaaattttactaagaatgtatctatatatttaaaaagataattcttttatcgtttctcttatttttttaagcagtcttttttatgaattctaaaaagcataactcaaaaaatgtaacatgagcctgacctgtggtggcaatgtgggtaaagcattgacctggaacactgaagtcgctggttcaaagccctgcgcttgcctggtcgaggcacatataggagttgatgtttcctgctcctcccccttctctgtctctctctctcttcctctccccattctaaagtgaataaataaaatctttaaaaaaatgtaacatgaaaatgtttttcaatgtcagaataaatttaattttgttgtattgattttgtttaattaccataaaagcatgcttggattttatattttttctttaatatttggcttaattattataaaatatttctcagaaatgtgtatataCTGCGCCTAcatttatttctaggattttaaatgtgccccgacttgaaaaggtttgagaaccactggactacaCACAAGGCTCTGTCCTGCatcaatgcaaaatacaagtgagcaaagcTAACTCACTCGGTTCACACTTGAAACAGGTAGGTGTGCCAAACACCATCCTTTTAGTTGTAATTAGCGTGTCCCTAAATACTTAAATGTTGTGCATCTTTTCATGGGCTTATTTGACATCCATTTATCTTATCTGGTGAAGTTTCTGTTCAAATATTTGcccattgtaattttttttttgtttaaatgtggTTGATTTCcaaatgttctttatatattcgaATTACAAGACCATTAATAGTTATAGTTTTGCATacatttctccctttctctgtattgattggaacaaattattttattttggattttgtttattttattcatgctcCTCATGCTTTTGATGgcctatttaagatatttttgccTATTCCAATTTCAATTAGGTCTTTATCCTATCATTTCTTCTGGAAATGTTACAGGATTAGCTCTTGCGTTTAAGCCTAATGTCAATTTCTATTTTGCGTTGTTACCGGACAGAGTACGTGGCGCTTTAGGTCTGCCTAGGGCCAGGTGGTTAAGTGTGAGTTCTTACCTCCCTGCAGGACAAATTTCACAACACAAGTCAGGAGACTTTGAGAGTAAGGGTATTAAACGTGGGAACAGTGAAACtaggaagggcctagaatagaagaagcagCAGGAGAGATCCTAAGAGGAGCTGCTTTgtctcactgggaagtcagagaaaagggggtctTGGAGAAAGGTGCAGGGGGTTTGCCTTGGAGAAGCTGCttctgcccactgcttccctcttTGCAAGCCTCAGGAGGAGCCTTCTGGTTCAGAAGATACCTGCCTGTGGGGGAGGAAAAGGGTCAGGGGTAAAGGAAAGGAGCTGGCGCTCCAGGGAGGGAGAGTGCATGTCTCAGTGTCCCATTCTACTGGCCAAGgtattttcctagcttcttactatcccttctctgtttttatgtatggtgtaaggcaagggtccccaaactatggcccaggggccacatgcagctccctgaggccatttatccggcccccgctgcacttccggaaggggtacctctttcattggtggtcaatgaaaggagcacattgaccatctcattagccaaaagcaggcccatagttcccattgaaattctggtcagtttcttgatttacatttacatgttttttattttaaatattgtatttgttcccgttttgttttttattttaaagtaagatatgtgcactgtgcatagggatttgttcatagttttttttatactttggccctccaacagtctgagggacagtgaactggccccctatgtaaaaagtttggggacccctggtgtaaggtaAGGCTTATTGGTTATTTCTTTTAACTTAGGGGCATCTCGGTGTCCCTGAACCAGTTCCTGATAAAATTGTCCTTTCTCCACTAAATTAGCTTTCCATCTTGGTTGACAGTCAATTGAATGTATCCATGAGGGTCTATTACTGGAATCTCTCTTCTGTTaaattgatctatgtgcctataCTTTGTGCCAATACCACACTTCCTTGGATTCTGTACCTTTATAAGAATTCTTGCAAGCTGACAGTCAGTGGGAGACCTCCAGCATTGGCCTTCGTAGTCAACGTAGTTTTGGACACGTTCAGGGTTGggcaaacaaatgttttttaagtttgcttccTTGGTACTGGGGCAGTAACGTGTAAGTATAGTGTTTGGAAGGCTGGggcgcttgccctcagggcagaggaTTGCAAATTGcgaattgccttcctgcttggaaggggccatttttgctattgtttgctggagaaggaagtTTTTCCCCCAGCTGGCTTTAGCTGGAgacatcagagagagagagagagagagagagagagagagagagagagagagaggtaaaggtaaagagacagagaaagagaaagagaacgagaaagagaaagagaaagagaacgagaaagagaaagagaaagagaaagagaaagagaaagagaatggaaagagagtgctgaggctggtgggggcctataAGTCTGGGAAAGTCCAGAAAATGAATCGGGgctctgggagccctgagagagagggaagctgtctacctgcctgtttgcttggctgctgttaggagactttaattaacggaatggcccaccattttctggttccacaggttctttaccatctgcctgtaTCCAATGAGAACATGTGTGGCCATGGTGAAGGTCACTGGCCTTACACTAAgtcatatgtatttttatttaaatcttagaAATAGCTTGACATGGGTGGGAAACAGTTCCTTATAGATCTCATATGTCTACTTGAATCCTGATCACACGAATTAACAAATTTTGTTTCAAACTATTCTTCAATACTAGTTGCATAACAAACAAGTCTTGCAAGAAAATACAGATAGTGTTTTCCTCTGGGACACAGGGcatatttgttttctcttcagGATATTAAAGACAGTGCTTCTTTCTGAGGAGGTTTATTACAAGGTCCTTTGTCAAACTGGAGTTTCCTACATTGTAATGCAAACTCCGTTGTCCTTTCATGCACCTGCAGGACTGCTTATCATCAGTGTGGGGCTTGGACATTTGGGGATCAGTGGAAAGATGTTCAGGTTCCCTAGTGTGGCAAGAGTAACAAACCACCATGTACTTATGACGCAGGAGTCTTATATCTTCTTCCAGCATCTGTGAACCTGTGTCAAACGAAATTGATAGCTTACACATAGGGTAAAAtctgtgacatttttaaaaaattatttttttatttattattcatttcagaggagagagagggggagagagagagagagagagaaagagagaaaggggggaggcgCAGAAAGcgtcaacacccatatgtgccttgaccgggcaagcccagggttttgaaccggcgacctcagtgttccaggtcgacgcttgatccactgcaccaccacaggtcagacacattTTTGAGTTTCTGACATGCAGTTGCCTAGAAGGAAAATGTCCAAAGTGAACTCTAATAACATCTCCACATCCTGACTGTAGTGGATGGACACAACCAATGCATGCTTGGGTGTCCTGCTTTCAGAAATTGACCAGCCAACTGTGGGGATAGTGCCCCTACTTGACATCGATGCTATTTTGATCTATCAGGAAGATCAATATCTGCTAAAACTTTTATCTACTTCATGTTCCCATTGAACatgtaaaacatttctttttcatacaTGGCTTCCTCTTCTCTAGCTCCAGAGCTGTTTTAGGGGCCCCAAAAGGATTtcttgtttgttattgtttttgtgtttACAAAAAAGCAACCAGTTCCACACAGCTGTTTACTGTACTTTTCAGGGCCACCAGTCTTGAGAATTCAAATTTTAAAGGCAAAAGGCAAATTATTTTCCTGAATAGGAATTTTTTTGCCATCACTTGATAACCCCCAACCTTGGGCTCTCAATATGTGTAATGATGTAAGTATTTGTTCATGTACTTATGGCAGTCATATTACATGTCCTGAGAGGGACAATATGGAATGGTGTGAGATTTCCCATTTTACTAAGATTACcacacaatttaaaatgtatgttgatttcacagatttttattggaattaAATTGTTTGTTCTTAAACCCATAGAAGTAAAATGAAGATAGTCCTCTGTGATCATTTCTACATTtgaaaggttttcatttctgttattcgTCACCTTTATCCTGTGTAACTGTAGGGCTATTAGATGAAATGAAACATCAGGAGTTTTCAAAATGTGACTATATCTGTATTGAGAAGATGATcaattttctgggttttctaaTGGCATAAACAGAAAGTTACAGAATATATAGCAAGGAAAGCTCAGAGCTGAGCTATCCAATTCCATGACCACTTTTTCCTCATCATTTTGAATGGTTAGTATTTGATAACCAGTTGTTTTGCTGAAACTTAGGTTTCCGCTAGAGTCAAAATGAGCCAAAGTGAGTCTGAATGCAATCTTTCTTAGAGGGTATGAACAAACTGAACCATCACCTGAGTGAGTGAAAGTATGTTgcttgaaaattatataattcctGGTAAAGATAACACATAAGGGAAAGCAGAAGTTGCTAACTGACCACCTCCAGGCGTATTCTCCATCTGTGACAATCATTTTACCGCACCTCATGCTACCTTTTTCAAATTCTCTTTCATTGGTATAGCGGGGCCAGATTTCCCTGCATAGTTTTGCTCTAAGCCAGGTaaaccattgctttttaaaaagagatgataACCATTGTGTAGGAATCAGAGCATCTTGCTCAAGAACTCTTATGGAGACCTGGCCACAGATGATATGCTGAAACCTCAAATTTTTAAACACTGGTTGAAATGCTATGCCTCTTTCAGTTTCAAGGAAGGCGATGTTACCAACATGTTCTTTGTGCCTGGAAAACCAGTTGTTTGCATTCACTAAAAGCTGACTTGTTGTTCCGTTCCATGTTGGGTTAAGACGAAGGAACATCCACTTTTTCACTGTGGTATACACATCTATTTCCTTTTGCATTACTAGTAAATTCGAAGAAGAAACAAGCTGATTCATGAGATCTATACTGAGTTCCTTGAAAAGTTCCACACTTGGATGTCTCATCAAATTGTGAAGAAGCCATTCAAAGCACCTTGTCTTTACAGACTCTAACCCATAGGTTTCTGCTGCTGCATAATAGCCACATACAGTTTTCTCGTTAATTGTTTCCTTCATGTTCTTATCACACTGATACAGTAAGTCCTCTACTTGAAGCAGACAGGCTGCTGCCAGAACTCCTGGAACCTTAAGGGGCTCCCTGAAGACACAGTCATGATTGTACAACGAGCCTAGTGCAAAGTGCAGGGAGTCGACATCTATGTTAGGGTCATTAATCTCCAGGTTAATAACATCTTCCTGAGATTCATTCCCAGAAGCTCTCAACATAGTTGCAAAGTAGCCTGactgacataaaaatattttgtgtaaacACCATTCTTTCCCCAGAGCGCGGATTTTAATATCACTGCTGTCCCCATTCAGAAATAAAGTTTGGTAAGCATATTCAGATGCGAGCTTAACTTTTTTATGATGGTTTCGGCTCACCAGTTGCTCTAGATTTTCTTCCGGGTCTAGGTGACTGCTGCTATTCTCGGACTCTGGGCCCAAGGAGGGACTGCGGCGCCTTCGTTTATGGCTGTCAGATCCATAACTGGTGCCTGCCTGAGCTCCTGGCTGACACGGATCCGCTATGCCTGATTCCCTGCGTCTCAGGAGCCGACTGCCCACGGACCCCATAGATGAAGTCCCGCAGAACCCCTGAGGACACTATTGCAAAGACTTCCTTGCCATGATATTGCGTGTCCCGTCACATCTGCCTAAGCACTAGTCTCCCTGGGACCCTCTGACAGTTCTAAGCATCACAGAAGCAGCCCTAGAATCTTTATCATTCGCCCCGCCCCTCTATCCATgtggccccgccccctgcctccAGTTTCCCCAGGAGTCTGGCCCCTTTGGCAGGGCTCCAGCCTCCAggctatccttgagaatgtttctctGTAAGGGAAATGGCTGAAACAAAGGCTTTTGCTCAGAGTGTTACAGATTGTTAACACATTCACACTCCCAGTGTCAGCTTGAGGAGAATCCAATGTCAGCAGTATTGAACACAATCATTTACCTACAACTTGTAGCAATTAAAAAAGATGAACAGTGGtatctcattcttttatttgctttggACTACTAGAGTGTTGAGCTCTTTAGAACTTTCTAACACAAAAATTTATTCCAGTGTCATTTTATAGTTTCTCTCTCCGAGTACCAGCTTTTTCTACGATAAGCTCTGgttcttttctttggaaaaagacATTTGGAAATGAAGATCTGGGTGCTATATGTGATTATCTGTACTAAGGAGGCATCCTTCTGGACCCTCCTGTTGGATGAAACTGTGACATCTTCTTTTTCTGACGATATGGGAGGAGCTTTTCTTGTTGCATTCTCATTGGCTTTCCTCCTCCTGTCCAGCTCATCAGTGTTCACACTACCTTACACTTATATGAGGTCACCACGTAGTCCTCTTGCCTTGTCTTTGTCACTATAGCTTCTACGTGGAATTACCTTACTTCACGGCCTGCGCGGCAAACACATATCCGTATTTCGATTGTGTTTAAGCATATCTTCTCTATTGTGGTAAGGAACCAAAGAATtgtgaaaattattattaatagttttGGAGAAAGGGTTATgttccttgccccctcctttctgtagtGAATGAAATGACAGGAatgtgggagtttcctggcttACAGGGACATACTATataagaaacccccttttactaagaagcttaaaaggcattttataatttaggctaagcatacagagagactTTGTAGATATGATTTCTATAcatgtgtgtgatttacaccagctcaggATGGACTACAGTATATTGTGAATGCACAGGTTTTGTACTAGGTTTTGAGTGAAAATGGAAAGTAGACTTGGATTCCCTCCCTttcccacacctgtgaggaagaaggtaaacaacTAGCCAGgtgcagaggaagggaggaaagattaAGTGGCCTTTCCCttacctctttctttccccttaatGGGCGATTTGCAAACGTTTATCCTCTGACATCAGGTAAGCCCCTCCTATCCTGAAAACGTGATTtatgtatgtacctctagacaaagggatggcagaTGGACACTAACAGATTTTgggatgtcttttaatatgtaaaacaacattttcagctattgtgttaccttataagttttaatatgtaacagtgtttttataaatcttataaacaaatgttaatgattatgtcatgTTCCCCCCTCCAACCTGTATGttatcaagtgtatataactagcctcagagctatattggacactgcacgatttgggttatCTATGCCTCGTGTTTGTCATATAGCCAGCTTCTTAATAAATCTACTCCTATTAATAAAaccctcaaaaattcatttggacttggtgtctctatgtaaaccggCCGAATGGTACTTTTACAACACTATAAAGTTGCTTATGATTCcctaattaaaatgaatattctCTTTTGTGACCTCAGTCTTGTGCCTAAAACAGATGCCATCACCGCATATAGAAAACTTTATTGCACTTAGTCATTTACATGCCCACCTTCTCCAGTCAACTGAGGGCAGGAGTcaaatattgccattttattaaattCAACGGTTAGTGAAGGAAAGGGGAGTGTCAAGAATAAGTAAACAAGTGATAATTTTGCAGTTGAGTTTTCTTTACTGGCTTGCTGGTGCTTGATCTCACCCAGCCTGTTTATGGAAACACACGCATCCTCACACAACCTTGAGGAGGTCTTACTACAATTTTCCAGGACAGATCTAGCCCCCAAAACTCTTCTCCAAGTACTGGCCACAGCCAGGGTCAGGTGATCATTAAAGGGTCCAGCCACCACCTGGATACCTAGAGGAAGTTCTTTGGCATTCAGACCCAGTGAGCACTGGGTCACAGGCAAACCTAAGGCACTGAAGATACCTGAATGAAACAAACAGGAGTAATGTAAGAAGGCAAGACCCATTCTTAAAACTTCTTTGCTCCCCTCAATTGTACAATGATGATGATAACAGTTACAAACATATACTTAGAGTTTATTATCTGCCGAAACCTCATCGAGGGACTTGATGAGTAAGAAACATTTGAATTTTCACAACAAAACCTATGAGACAGGAACTACTTGTATTTTACAGTTAAAATAACTGAAGAACAGAGAAGTtag contains:
- the LOC136316710 gene encoding germ cell-less protein-like 2, which encodes MGSVGSRLLRRRESGIADPCQPGAQAGTSYGSDSHKRRRRSPSLGPESENSSSHLDPEENLEQLVSRNHHKKVKLASEYAYQTLFLNGDSSDIKIRALGKEWCLHKIFLCQSGYFATMLRASGNESQEDVINLEINDPNIDVDSLHFALGSLYNHDCVFREPLKVPGVLAAACLLQVEDLLYQCDKNMKETINEKTVCGYYAAAETYGLESVKTRCFEWLLHNLMRHPSVELFKELSIDLMNQLVSSSNLLVMQKEIDVYTTVKKWMFLRLNPTWNGTTSQLLVNANNWFSRHKEHVGNIAFLETERGIAFQPVFKNLRFQHIICGQVSIRVLEQDALIPTQWLSSLFKKQWFTWLRAKLCREIWPRYTNEREFEKGSMRCGKMIVTDGEYAWRWSVSNFCFPLCVIFTRNYIIFKQHTFTHSGDGSVCSYPLRKIAFRLTLAHFDSSGNLSFSKTTGYQILTIQNDEEKVVMELDSSALSFPCYIFCNFLFMPLENPEN